GCGGGCTGGATACGCTCGGCGAGCTGCTTGATCTGCTTCAGGTAATCGGTATCGAGGGCGTGGGGGCCGCCGATGGACAGGGACACACCGTGCATCACAAGGGGGTAGCGCTCGGCGATCGCATCCAGGTAGTACAAGGCCTTGCCGCCCTGCACCAGATAATTCTCGGAGATCACCTCGAACCAATCCACGGGCGGTAATTGCTCAAGAATCTGTTCGTAGTATTCGTTGCGTAAACCCAGGCCGTAACCCAGGAAGGGAAGAGACGTGGCCATCAAGGACTCCTGAAAAGTGTCCGCAGCGGCTTTGAGACCCGCTGCGGTGCACCCGGGTTTGCGATTACTCGCCGACTTTGCCGCCGGCAGCGTCGCAGGCCGCCTTGGTCATGGCCTTGAAACCGTGGCCCTTGCAGACAGCCTGGCCCTTGCAGGCGTTTTCAGCGGTCTTGCAGTCGTTCATGCCTTTGCAGGAAGTCACACCGTAGCAATGAACGGTAGCGTCGGCGGCCTGTGCCTGGGTGGCGACACCGGCAAACATCGTGGCGGCAGCGATAGCCAAGGCAGCACCGGAAACGGCGTTCTTGATATTCATTGTGTAGTCCTCATCGATAAGTAGGTAGGTCGGCCTGAACGGATTGCTCAGTCTCGACACACCACTAGAGTGAGGTG
Above is a genomic segment from Pseudomonas azadiae containing:
- the bufA2 gene encoding BufA2 family periplasmic bufferin-type metallophore, whose amino-acid sequence is MNIKNAVSGAALAIAAATMFAGVATQAQAADATVHCYGVTSCKGMNDCKTAENACKGQAVCKGHGFKAMTKAACDAAGGKVGE